The following proteins are co-located in the Meleagris gallopavo isolate NT-WF06-2002-E0010 breed Aviagen turkey brand Nicholas breeding stock chromosome 13, Turkey_5.1, whole genome shotgun sequence genome:
- the LOC104912953 gene encoding adenylate cyclase type 7-like — MPARGKYFFSDSDDCRITDPLYEKYRYTSQQLPLLLLLLFIAIIFWTTLIIIFFVKDEARIHLAFIIAVCAVLVIFSVMYLLLCIESLFRRWLTLFGVTIWICFLTIGYIPLLEREDYFSAWEQVPFFLFIIFTVYTMLPFGMRDAVIISVLSALSHIIVLSVLSKDSHADKRSILFQVLANAVIFLCGNLMGAFHKRQMQVASWDLYRYTLKCIQVRMKLKIEKRQQVSEVVLAMNCLFAFLKLVQFYKVCD; from the exons ATGCCAGCGAGGggcaaatatttcttcagtgacagtGATGACTGCAGGATCACAGACCCTCTCTATGAGAAGTACCGTTATACGAGCCAGCAGCTTCCactcctgcttctgctgctcttcattGCAATCATCTTCTGGACTACACTAATTATAATCTTTTTTGTCAAAGAT gaAGCACGTATTCATCTTGCCTTCATTATTGCAGTATGTGCTGTTCTTGTCATATTTTCAGTCATGTACTTACTTTTATGTATCGAATCCTTATTTCGGAGATGGCTAACCTTATTTGGAGTTACAATTTGGATTTGCTTCTTAACGATAGGTTACATTCCTCTTCTTGAACGAGaagattatttttcagcatggGAACAG gtgccattttttctgttcataaTCTTCACAGTTTATACCATGCTACCCTTTGGGATGAGAGATGCAGTCATAATTAGTGTTCTTTCTGCTCTCTCCCATATTATCGTTCTAAGTGTGTTGTCCAAGGATTCTCATGCAGATAAAAGATCCATTCTGTTTCAG GTACTTGCCAATGctgtcattttcctttgtgGTAATTTGATGGGTGCATTTCACAAACGCCAAATGCAGGTTGCTTCGTGGGACTTGTATAGATACACATTAAAGTGCATTCAGGTCCGAATGAAACTGAAGATTGAAAAGAGGCAACAAGTGAGTGAAGTGGTTCTTGCTATGAATTGCTTGTTTGCATTTCTAAAATTGGTGCAATTTTATAAGGTTTGTGATTAA